The following proteins are encoded in a genomic region of Myxosarcina sp. GI1:
- a CDS encoding IS630 family transposase produces the protein MRKDLGNQIQKALLRSALAPQERGRKSQGFPRWTLKRFVHWLKQKWKINCCRETVRKTLKQMGFSWKKAKKLLNKGNTAKRAEFVEQITELLEDALHQKRLIIYIDEAHIHLDTDEGYGWSIRGERFWVSSSSPGRKKVSFYGVYLYNQAQTRIFPYEKAEKINTIDVLKKLRVEFPQQQITVVWDGAPYHRAKVVTEAASAMDIHLLQLPGYSPDFMPVEHLWQWLREDITYHVCYDQQQELISAVADFQHLINTTPLFLSDRLWVKKHLDPEEEKLRFSK, from the coding sequence GTGCGAAAAGATTTAGGGAATCAAATCCAGAAAGCTCTTTTAAGGTCAGCATTAGCACCACAAGAAAGAGGGAGGAAATCTCAAGGGTTTCCACGTTGGACGTTAAAAAGATTCGTCCACTGGCTGAAACAGAAGTGGAAGATAAATTGTTGTCGAGAGACAGTCAGAAAAACTCTTAAGCAGATGGGTTTTTCCTGGAAGAAAGCGAAGAAGTTGCTTAATAAAGGCAATACCGCCAAAAGAGCTGAATTTGTCGAACAAATTACTGAATTATTAGAGGATGCACTTCATCAAAAGCGATTAATTATCTATATTGATGAAGCCCATATACATTTAGATACCGATGAAGGTTACGGTTGGTCAATTCGGGGAGAAAGGTTTTGGGTCAGCTCTAGTTCTCCTGGAAGAAAGAAAGTCTCTTTTTATGGTGTTTACCTCTATAATCAGGCGCAAACCAGAATTTTTCCTTATGAGAAAGCAGAGAAAATTAATACCATTGATGTTCTCAAAAAGTTGCGAGTCGAATTTCCCCAGCAACAAATAACTGTGGTTTGGGATGGCGCACCATATCATCGTGCTAAAGTGGTCACCGAGGCAGCATCAGCAATGGACATCCATCTTCTACAATTACCTGGCTATAGCCCAGATTTTATGCCTGTCGAACATCTTTGGCAATGGCTCAGAGAAGACATAACTTATCATGTTTGTTATGACCAACAACAAGAGTTAATTTCTGCTGTTGCTGATTTTCAGCATCTAATTAATACTACTCCACTGTTTTTAAGCGATCGCTTGTGGGTTAAAAAACACCTCGATCCAGAAGAAGAAAAACTACGGTTTTCAAAGTAG
- a CDS encoding helix-turn-helix domain-containing protein, with protein sequence MLKVDYARWNQSKELLRTEALAAKHPRTRERLMALYEISEGKSATKVGEQTRRNPQTVMEWVHRYNQEGLKAVEYQRTGGRNPFFPKRCEKI encoded by the coding sequence ATGTTAAAAGTAGATTACGCTCGTTGGAATCAAAGCAAAGAGTTATTAAGAACAGAGGCATTGGCTGCCAAACATCCTCGAACAAGAGAGAGACTGATGGCATTGTATGAAATTAGTGAAGGGAAAAGTGCTACAAAGGTAGGGGAACAAACCCGAAGAAATCCCCAAACAGTAATGGAATGGGTGCATCGTTATAATCAAGAAGGTCTCAAAGCCGTCGAGTATCAAAGAACGGGAGGAAGAAACCCTTTTTTTCCGAAACGGTGCGAAAAGATTTAG
- a CDS encoding orange carotenoid protein N-terminal domain-containing protein codes for MDGVYLDLKENLDPAPASDVDTLGHTLFDKVKAMSSEEQLQVQRDIVESKDTPISHEYGALSSSGELEFWLLLAQGMEKNTIINLPDDYVLPEKTNNFVEMIKELDFEERVNFTRNAIEPMGLKRSV; via the coding sequence CTGGACGGGGTTTATTTAGATCTTAAAGAAAATCTCGATCCCGCACCTGCTTCTGATGTCGATACTTTGGGACACACTTTATTCGATAAAGTAAAGGCTATGTCCTCAGAAGAACAGCTACAGGTACAAAGAGACATTGTTGAGAGCAAAGATACACCAATTTCTCATGAATATGGCGCATTAAGTTCTAGTGGCGAGTTAGAATTTTGGTTATTACTAGCACAGGGAATGGAAAAAAATACAATTATTAACCTTCCTGATGATTACGTTTTGCCCGAAAAAACCAATAATTTTGTCGAGATGATTAAGGAACTCGACTTTGAAGAACGAGTTAACTTTACCCGCAACGCTATCGAACCAATGGGACTCAAGCGATCTGTTTGA
- a CDS encoding DMT family transporter, protein MYQFRLGKIGRETVSASNWIAPIALGVALLGIASASILIAIAEREIEPNAITCDRLLIAAVVFSIWNQVKTFSLLNPEGVSQSQPYTKRGIILLLIAGISFAISLSLWAWSLTQTSIANSTLLNNMMPIFTTLGGWLIFRQRFSPRFIAGMAVAIGGAVAIGIEDMQLADSNLTGDGAALVAAMFSAVSILSLEQLRVEFSTPIIMQWTSLAGGLFVLPLVFFTEGQLLPISLTGWLAVIGLGAISQALGQGLLTYSLAKFSSGFVAVSMLSIPVIAAVLAMIIFAEQLSLYNWLAFAVVLFGIYLAVSAKQTSNTNN, encoded by the coding sequence ATGTATCAGTTTCGGCTAGGAAAAATCGGCAGAGAAACTGTTTCTGCGAGTAATTGGATTGCACCTATAGCTTTAGGTGTCGCTTTACTAGGTATTGCTTCAGCTTCTATTCTAATTGCGATCGCCGAAAGAGAAATAGAACCTAATGCGATTACTTGCGATCGCCTGTTAATTGCCGCAGTTGTATTTAGCATTTGGAATCAAGTAAAAACCTTTTCTCTGCTCAATCCAGAGGGAGTGTCTCAATCGCAACCCTATACCAAACGAGGGATAATTTTATTGCTAATTGCGGGAATAAGCTTTGCTATTTCGCTATCACTGTGGGCATGGTCATTGACTCAAACCAGTATTGCCAATTCTACCTTGCTTAATAACATGATGCCGATTTTTACTACTTTAGGTGGCTGGCTAATATTTCGTCAGCGATTTTCTCCGCGTTTCATTGCAGGTATGGCGGTGGCAATTGGCGGTGCTGTAGCAATAGGCATTGAGGATATGCAGCTAGCAGATAGTAACCTGACGGGTGACGGTGCGGCTTTAGTAGCGGCTATGTTTTCGGCAGTTAGTATTTTAAGTTTAGAACAGTTAAGAGTGGAATTTTCTACGCCAATAATCATGCAGTGGACTAGCTTGGCGGGAGGTTTGTTCGTTCTGCCTTTGGTTTTTTTTACTGAAGGTCAACTATTACCAATTTCTCTTACTGGTTGGTTGGCAGTTATCGGTTTGGGTGCAATTTCTCAAGCATTAGGACAGGGACTGCTTACTTATAGCTTGGCTAAATTCTCTTCGGGATTTGTCGCCGTATCGATGCTATCAATTCCCGTAATTGCCGCAGTTTTGGCGATGATTATCTTTGCCGAACAGTTGAGTCTTTACAATTGGCTGGCGTTTGCCGTAGTTTTATTCGGCATTTATTTAGCAGTATCGGCAAAACAAACTTCAAATACAAATAACTAA
- a CDS encoding sodium:solute symporter family protein produces the protein MTEKLLFWGILVFLFATLGIGVWAAKQVKGDSENYLVAGRGLVLPLAAATLMAQSVDSNATLGNTDLVAEFGFWAGASLPIGLALCLLLTALFFAKPMNRMGLITLPDFYRVKYNRKTEVVASLLMVLSFSFLLAGNMVAGGYLFEAFLGTSYTAGVMLLAIVVFIYTASGGLFAVAYTDAIQVAIAFIGSIALLIFVAVNFGLTIPADTGPFAFAQLTDPAAGAAINWATLLALGLGDIVAIDFMARVFAADSPETARRACLIGCVGTLIIGIPFSLIALSAPQILAEAGITPDGPILYAMLDGVIPPLLGLLVIVAILSASLSTADGAILGTSSVIAHNIIGIRHDDHNAAGDRLLLVTRVMAFVITALGVFFALRVPQTGVLLLLAFDLGFAGLLVPLAGGIYWSKATWQGALSCIILGSLTRLVLFVLMPTTFGIENTLFHIPNGIFTTDFDGFPTLISPLVGLAAFIIVSNLTGGTKSKARQRETLRELQTQARGEQL, from the coding sequence ATGACCGAAAAACTTCTATTTTGGGGAATTTTAGTATTTTTGTTTGCCACTTTGGGCATTGGGGTATGGGCGGCAAAGCAAGTTAAAGGAGATAGCGAAAACTATCTCGTTGCGGGTCGGGGTTTGGTTTTACCCCTGGCGGCAGCAACATTGATGGCACAGTCGGTAGATTCTAACGCTACTTTAGGCAATACAGACTTAGTAGCAGAGTTTGGTTTCTGGGCAGGTGCCTCTTTACCTATTGGGTTGGCTTTGTGCTTATTACTAACGGCACTTTTCTTTGCCAAACCAATGAACCGCATGGGTTTGATTACCCTACCAGATTTCTATCGAGTCAAATACAATCGTAAAACCGAAGTAGTAGCATCACTACTCATGGTTTTGAGTTTTTCTTTCTTGTTGGCAGGAAATATGGTAGCGGGTGGTTACTTATTTGAAGCCTTTTTAGGAACGAGTTACACAGCGGGAGTCATGCTGCTGGCGATTGTCGTGTTCATTTATACAGCTAGTGGCGGTCTATTTGCCGTTGCTTATACCGATGCTATACAAGTAGCGATTGCCTTTATTGGCTCGATTGCCTTACTAATTTTTGTGGCAGTCAATTTTGGTTTAACCATTCCTGCCGATACTGGTCCTTTTGCTTTTGCTCAACTAACAGATCCTGCTGCTGGTGCGGCAATTAACTGGGCAACCTTACTGGCATTAGGCTTGGGAGATATCGTCGCGATCGATTTTATGGCACGAGTTTTTGCAGCAGATAGTCCAGAAACCGCTCGTAGAGCATGTTTGATTGGCTGCGTGGGAACTTTAATTATTGGTATTCCTTTTTCCTTAATCGCTCTTTCGGCACCCCAAATTCTGGCAGAAGCAGGAATTACACCTGATGGACCAATTCTCTATGCCATGCTCGATGGTGTTATCCCTCCACTATTGGGACTATTGGTAATCGTAGCAATTCTTTCTGCTTCCCTTTCTACTGCAGATGGAGCTATTTTGGGTACTTCTTCGGTAATCGCTCACAATATTATTGGCATTCGTCACGACGACCACAATGCGGCAGGAGATAGACTGCTTTTAGTTACTCGCGTCATGGCTTTTGTAATTACCGCTTTGGGAGTATTTTTTGCTTTGAGAGTACCGCAAACAGGAGTTTTACTTCTACTAGCTTTCGATCTGGGATTTGCTGGATTGCTAGTTCCTTTAGCTGGTGGAATTTACTGGTCTAAAGCTACTTGGCAAGGTGCGCTTTCCTGTATTATTTTGGGTTCGCTAACGAGATTAGTATTATTTGTTTTGATGCCAACTACTTTTGGTATTGAAAATACTCTATTTCACATCCCTAATGGAATATTCACCACCGATTTTGATGGTTTTCCTACCTTAATCAGTCCTTTAGTTGGTCTGGCAGCGTTTATCATTGTCTCTAACCTTACTGGCGGCACAAAATCTAAAGCCAGACAGCGTGAAACCCTTAGAGAGCTTCAGACACAAGCCCGTGGAGAACAACTATAG
- a CDS encoding DUF4278 domain-containing protein, with translation MKLTYRGVQYIEAQAEPKRPIVDNQEIIYRGNSSKSRIVPKFPLSKYILQLFYKSESKPIFDPITFWYEHKRDFIEDCWLLDDVEKLNFCWKLTLHLEKTKALEQHQKSKKTQLKYRGVTYYR, from the coding sequence ATGAAACTAACCTATCGGGGAGTACAATATATTGAAGCTCAAGCAGAACCAAAACGTCCAATAGTCGATAATCAGGAGATTATTTATCGAGGAAATTCTTCTAAATCGAGAATTGTTCCCAAATTTCCTTTGTCGAAATATATTCTACAGCTATTTTATAAGTCTGAATCAAAACCAATCTTCGATCCAATTACCTTTTGGTACGAACACAAAAGAGATTTTATCGAAGATTGCTGGTTGTTAGACGATGTAGAAAAACTCAACTTTTGTTGGAAATTAACCTTACATTTAGAAAAAACTAAAGCTTTAGAGCAACACCAAAAAAGTAAGAAGACCCAATTAAAATATCGCGGCGTTACCTACTACCGATAA
- the puuE gene encoding allantoinase PuuE has protein sequence MSYPRDLVGYGANPPHPQWPNDAKIALQIVLNYEEGSEYSIPDGDDTSEIYLREVPGSSMGKGMRDLQVESVYEYGSRAGFWRLLRLFKEKNIKVTIFGAALALERNPKATKAIVDAGYDICCHGWRWIGYHLLDEAEEREHIQKAVASLKKLTGDRPLGWYCRYAPSVNTRRLIVEEGGFLYDSDAYNDDLPYWVTVEGKPHLIIPYTLDNNDMKYCVAPGFNSGNDFYTYLKDAFDVLYAEGETSPKMMSVGLHARLAGKPGRIAALARFIDYVQSHDRVWIARRLDIAKHWIEYHPPQT, from the coding sequence ATGTCTTATCCGCGAGATTTAGTCGGTTATGGTGCTAATCCTCCCCATCCTCAATGGCCTAATGATGCCAAAATAGCACTGCAAATAGTTTTAAACTACGAAGAAGGCTCGGAATATTCTATTCCCGACGGCGACGATACTTCGGAAATTTATTTAAGGGAAGTTCCTGGCTCGTCGATGGGGAAGGGAATGCGAGATTTACAGGTAGAATCCGTCTATGAATATGGCAGTAGGGCTGGTTTTTGGCGGTTGCTGCGCTTATTTAAAGAAAAAAACATCAAGGTAACTATATTTGGCGCGGCACTGGCATTAGAACGCAATCCCAAAGCGACAAAAGCTATAGTCGATGCGGGCTATGATATTTGCTGTCATGGTTGGCGATGGATTGGCTACCATCTATTAGATGAAGCAGAAGAAAGAGAACACATTCAAAAAGCCGTAGCCTCGTTAAAAAAACTGACAGGCGATCGTCCGTTGGGTTGGTACTGTCGCTATGCGCCTAGTGTCAATACTCGTCGCTTGATTGTCGAAGAAGGGGGTTTTTTATATGATTCCGATGCTTATAATGATGACTTGCCCTATTGGGTAACGGTAGAAGGCAAACCCCATCTAATTATTCCCTACACTCTCGATAATAACGATATGAAATATTGCGTTGCCCCTGGTTTTAATAGCGGCAATGATTTTTATACCTATCTCAAAGATGCCTTTGATGTTTTGTATGCCGAAGGAGAAACCAGTCCTAAAATGATGTCAGTAGGTCTTCATGCCAGACTTGCAGGAAAACCAGGTCGCATTGCAGCACTAGCCCGCTTTATTGATTATGTCCAAAGCCACGATAGGGTTTGGATCGCTCGTCGTCTCGATATTGCCAAACATTGGATCGAGTATCATCCTCCTCAAACTTAA
- a CDS encoding response regulator, with amino-acid sequence MITILLVDDQKMIREALKTALETEEDFQILGVADNGFTAIEKVKELKPNIVLMNVEMPGINGIDAAKIITGKFPHTKILIFSSYDNEEYITKSLAIGAKGYLLKDTSFQDIAAAIRSVDKGYTQIGSGLLEKLLIQTDSGVILSKLNSRSYLNNVATLSEKKQTSDRATNAILRLQSLTREQAIEQAKLRQRLNELYLNVPKLQTELSSYSRKTWQTWFLLLTSIPIIALVLFGLYLRINNLEKKSIPLERVGLYGKLDLSGLAQRVVRAFEQDLELASISDVYVAQKGSTVILKGTISNLYLLNRMKDIAKNVEGVTSVDTSSVEIRSNLPGEAL; translated from the coding sequence ATGATTACTATTTTATTAGTAGATGACCAAAAAATGATTCGAGAAGCTCTTAAAACTGCGCTCGAAACTGAGGAAGACTTTCAAATTCTTGGAGTTGCCGATAATGGCTTTACAGCGATCGAGAAGGTGAAAGAATTAAAACCAAATATTGTTTTAATGAATGTAGAAATGCCTGGTATCAATGGAATTGATGCTGCTAAAATCATTACTGGTAAATTCCCCCATACTAAAATCTTAATTTTTAGCTCCTATGATAATGAAGAATATATTACTAAGTCACTAGCGATTGGAGCAAAAGGTTATTTGCTAAAAGATACGAGTTTTCAGGATATTGCTGCGGCTATTCGTTCTGTAGATAAAGGATATACTCAAATTGGTTCTGGATTGCTAGAAAAATTACTGATTCAAACTGACTCTGGAGTTATTTTAAGCAAATTAAATAGTAGATCTTATTTAAATAACGTTGCTACTTTAAGTGAAAAGAAACAGACATCCGATAGAGCGACTAATGCAATTTTAAGATTACAATCTCTAACTAGAGAACAAGCAATAGAGCAAGCTAAACTTCGTCAGCGTTTAAATGAATTATATTTAAATGTACCAAAATTACAAACAGAGCTTTCTAGCTATTCCCGAAAAACTTGGCAAACATGGTTCTTATTATTGACATCTATACCGATAATTGCATTGGTTTTGTTCGGACTTTATTTAAGAATTAATAATTTAGAAAAAAAATCAATTCCTTTAGAACGAGTTGGTTTATATGGGAAGTTAGATTTGAGTGGTTTGGCTCAAAGAGTTGTCAGAGCGTTTGAACAAGATTTAGAGCTTGCCAGTATTTCCGATGTTTATGTCGCCCAAAAAGGTAGCACGGTAATTTTAAAAGGAACTATTTCTAATTTATATCTTCTCAACAGAATGAAAGATATTGCTAAAAATGTAGAAGGCGTGACCAGTGTAGATACTAGCTCAGTCGAAATTAGGTCAAATTTACCAGGGGAGGCTTTATAG
- a CDS encoding magnesium chelatase subunit H, producing the protein MFTHVKSTIRRVTPEALNGRELLKVVYVVLEPQYQSTLTEAAKSINSNNPHLAVELCGYLIEELRDAENYSNFQQDVAEANIFIASLIFIEDLAQKVVEAVKPHRDRLDAAIVFPSMPEVMRLNKLGSFSMAQLGQSKSAIAQFMRKRKQQSGSSFQDAMLKLLRTLPKVLKYLPVEKAQDARNFMLSFQYWLGGNADNLENFLLMLADKYVYPNDKFLQYAEPIVYPDMGIWHPLAPKMFEDVGEYLNWYDSRPDISKDVKDPLAPCVGLVLQRTHLVTQDDAHYVAMVQELECMGARVIPVFAGGLDFSKPVDAYFGATGEKQAIVDVVVSLTGFALVGGPARQDHPKAIESLKRLNRPYMVALPLVFQTTEEWESSELGLHPVQVALQIAIPELDGAIEPIIASGRDGATGRAIALQDRVEAIARRAMKWAVLRKKPKLAKKVAITVFSFPPDKGNVGTAAYLDVFGSIYEVMKGLRGNGYDVKDLPESPQELMEAVIHDAQAQYASPELNIAHRMSVEQYERLTPYSVKLEENWGQPPGHLNSDGKNLLIYGKEFGNVFIGVQPTFGYEGDPMRLLFSRSASPHHGFAAYYTYIESIWKADAVLHFGTHGSLEFMPGKQMGMSGDCYPDSLIGSTPNIYYYAANNPSEATIAKRRSYASTISYLTPPAENAGLYKGLKELGELIGSYQSLKDGGRGIQIVDTVIDQAKLVNLDRDIDFPNKTAKEMTKEERDTIIGLVYKKLMEIESRLLPCGLHVIGKPPTAEEAIATLVNISNLDREEEEIVSLPRIIANSIGRDIDEIYANNDRGVLKDVQLLQDITQATRAAVSALVKAQVDAEGRVSMVSKLNFLNIGKKSPWVEALHQHGYKNVDAEALKPLFEYLEFCLEQVCADNELGGLLKALEGEYVLPGPGGDPIRNPNVLPTGKNIHALDPQAIPTLAAVKSAKIVVDRLIERQKIDNGGEYPETIACVLWGTDNIKTYGESLAQIMWMIGVRPVPDALGRVNKLELIPLEELGRPRIDVVVNCSGVFRDLFINQMNLLDRGVKMAAEADEPIEMNFVRKHAQEQAAEMGVNIRQAATRIFSNASGSYSSNINLAVENSSWEEEKELQDMYLNRKSFAFDSDNPGVMKEGRQVFESSLKKADVTFQNLDSSEISLTDVSHYFDSDPTKIVSSLRDDGKMPTAYIADTTTANAQVRTLSETVRLDARTKLLNPKWYEGMLSHGYEGVRELSKRLVNTMGWSATADAVDNWVYEDVNTTFIDDPEMCKRLMDMNPNSFRKIVGTLLEVNGRGYWETSEENLDRLRELYQEVEDKIEGIE; encoded by the coding sequence ATGTTCACTCACGTCAAGTCCACCATTCGGCGCGTAACTCCCGAAGCACTAAATGGACGCGAACTACTAAAGGTGGTCTATGTCGTGCTAGAGCCTCAGTATCAAAGCACCCTAACCGAAGCTGCTAAATCGATTAATAGCAATAATCCTCATTTGGCAGTAGAACTATGCGGTTATTTAATTGAAGAATTGCGAGATGCAGAAAACTACTCCAACTTTCAGCAAGATGTAGCAGAGGCAAATATATTTATTGCATCTTTAATTTTTATCGAAGATTTAGCTCAAAAAGTAGTCGAAGCAGTCAAGCCCCATCGCGATCGCCTGGATGCCGCTATTGTTTTCCCTTCCATGCCCGAAGTTATGCGTCTCAACAAACTAGGCAGCTTTTCAATGGCGCAACTAGGACAATCCAAAAGCGCGATCGCTCAGTTTATGCGGAAGCGCAAGCAACAGTCTGGTAGTTCGTTTCAAGATGCGATGCTCAAGCTATTGCGGACTCTGCCTAAAGTGTTAAAGTACTTGCCTGTAGAAAAAGCCCAGGATGCCCGTAACTTTATGCTGAGTTTTCAGTATTGGTTGGGTGGTAACGCCGATAACCTGGAAAACTTTTTGCTGATGCTGGCAGATAAGTACGTATACCCCAACGACAAGTTTTTACAGTACGCCGAACCAATTGTCTATCCAGACATGGGCATCTGGCATCCTCTCGCACCAAAAATGTTTGAGGATGTTGGTGAATATCTCAACTGGTACGATAGCCGCCCCGACATCAGTAAAGATGTCAAAGATCCTTTAGCTCCCTGTGTGGGTTTGGTACTGCAACGCACTCACTTAGTTACTCAGGACGATGCTCACTATGTAGCAATGGTACAAGAACTAGAATGTATGGGAGCGCGAGTTATTCCCGTGTTTGCAGGAGGATTAGACTTTTCCAAGCCAGTAGATGCTTATTTTGGGGCGACGGGAGAGAAACAGGCTATTGTCGATGTCGTAGTTTCCCTAACAGGCTTTGCCCTGGTAGGAGGTCCTGCCAGACAAGATCATCCCAAAGCGATCGAATCTTTAAAACGCCTCAACCGTCCCTATATGGTGGCATTACCTTTAGTATTTCAAACTACCGAAGAATGGGAGTCGAGCGAGTTGGGACTGCACCCCGTACAGGTTGCTTTACAAATTGCCATTCCCGAACTAGATGGCGCGATCGAACCGATTATTGCCTCTGGTAGAGACGGTGCGACTGGTAGAGCGATCGCCCTACAGGATCGGGTTGAAGCGATCGCCCGTAGAGCGATGAAGTGGGCAGTATTGCGTAAAAAACCCAAACTAGCTAAAAAAGTTGCCATCACCGTATTCAGCTTTCCACCCGATAAAGGTAATGTCGGTACGGCTGCATACTTAGATGTCTTCGGTTCGATTTACGAAGTAATGAAAGGACTTCGAGGCAACGGATACGACGTAAAAGACTTACCCGAATCTCCCCAAGAATTGATGGAGGCGGTAATTCACGATGCCCAGGCGCAGTATGCTTCACCCGAACTTAATATTGCCCATCGCATGTCGGTAGAACAGTACGAAAGACTAACTCCTTATTCGGTCAAGCTAGAGGAAAACTGGGGACAACCACCAGGACATTTAAATAGTGATGGTAAAAATTTACTAATCTACGGTAAAGAGTTTGGCAACGTCTTTATTGGCGTACAGCCTACCTTTGGTTACGAAGGCGACCCCATGCGCCTGTTATTTTCTCGTTCTGCTTCTCCCCATCACGGTTTTGCTGCTTACTACACCTACATAGAAAGTATTTGGAAAGCCGATGCGGTACTGCACTTTGGTACTCATGGTTCGCTAGAATTCATGCCAGGAAAACAAATGGGTATGTCTGGAGACTGTTATCCCGATAGTTTGATCGGTAGTACCCCCAATATTTATTACTATGCGGCAAACAATCCTTCCGAAGCTACCATCGCCAAACGCCGCAGCTATGCTTCGACTATTTCTTATCTAACTCCTCCTGCGGAAAATGCTGGTTTATATAAGGGTTTAAAAGAATTAGGGGAACTGATCGGTTCCTATCAAAGCCTTAAAGATGGCGGACGGGGTATTCAAATTGTCGATACGGTTATCGACCAAGCCAAGCTTGTTAACTTAGATCGAGATATTGACTTTCCCAATAAAACTGCCAAGGAAATGACCAAAGAAGAACGGGATACAATTATCGGCTTGGTTTACAAAAAGCTGATGGAAATTGAATCTCGTTTATTGCCCTGTGGCTTGCACGTAATTGGTAAACCGCCAACAGCCGAAGAAGCGATCGCTACTTTAGTCAATATTTCCAATTTAGACCGCGAAGAAGAAGAAATTGTCTCTTTACCCCGCATTATTGCCAACAGCATCGGACGCGATATCGATGAAATTTATGCCAATAACGATCGCGGCGTTTTAAAAGATGTACAGTTACTTCAAGACATCACACAGGCTACTCGTGCTGCCGTATCTGCTTTGGTTAAAGCCCAGGTAGATGCCGAAGGTAGAGTCTCGATGGTATCCAAACTCAACTTTTTAAATATTGGTAAAAAATCACCCTGGGTTGAAGCCTTACACCAACACGGCTATAAAAATGTCGATGCCGAAGCTTTAAAACCACTATTTGAATATCTTGAATTCTGCTTAGAACAAGTTTGCGCCGATAACGAACTCGGTGGTTTACTCAAGGCTTTAGAAGGTGAATACGTACTACCAGGACCTGGAGGCGATCCGATCCGCAACCCCAATGTCTTGCCTACAGGTAAAAACATTCACGCTTTAGATCCCCAGGCAATTCCTACCCTGGCGGCGGTTAAATCAGCAAAAATCGTTGTAGATCGCTTAATAGAACGCCAAAAAATAGATAACGGTGGAGAATATCCCGAAACTATTGCCTGCGTTCTCTGGGGTACGGATAACATTAAAACCTATGGCGAATCTCTAGCACAAATCATGTGGATGATTGGAGTACGTCCCGTCCCCGATGCTTTGGGTAGAGTCAATAAGCTGGAACTAATTCCCTTGGAAGAATTAGGTCGTCCTCGGATTGATGTAGTAGTTAACTGTTCTGGTGTCTTCCGCGATCTGTTTATCAATCAGATGAACCTCTTAGATCGCGGTGTCAAAATGGCAGCCGAAGCCGACGAACCCATAGAAATGAACTTCGTCCGCAAACACGCCCAGGAACAGGCAGCAGAAATGGGGGTCAATATTCGTCAGGCAGCAACCCGTATCTTTTCTAACGCTTCTGGTTCGTACTCTTCTAACATCAACCTGGCTGTGGAAAACAGCAGTTGGGAAGAAGAAAAAGAACTTCAGGATATGTATCTCAACCGCAAATCCTTTGCTTTTGACTCCGACAACCCAGGAGTTATGAAAGAAGGTCGTCAGGTATTCGAGTCATCCTTAAAAAAAGCCGATGTTACCTTCCAAAACCTAGATTCATCGGAAATTAGTTTAACTGATGTTTCTCACTACTTCGACTCCGACCCCACCAAAATCGTCTCCAGCCTCAGAGATGACGGCAAAATGCCTACAGCATATATTGCCGATACCACTACCGCTAATGCCCAGGTTCGTACTCTCTCCGAAACCGTCCGTTTAGATGCCCGTACTAAACTACTCAACCCCAAATGGTACGAAGGGATGCTAAGTCACGGTTATGAAGGTGTCCGCGAACTATCCAAGCGTCTGGTCAATACGATGGGCTGGTCGGCAACTGCCGATGCGGTAGATAACTGGGTTTATGAAGATGTTAACACTACCTTTATCGACGACCCTGAAATGTGTAAGCGTTTGATGGACATGAACCCCAATTCTTTCCGTAAAATCGTCGGTACTTTGCTCGAAGTCAACGGACGCGGTTACTGGGAAACTAGCGAAGAAAACCTGGACCGTTTGCGGGAACTGTATCAGGAAGTGGAAGACAAGATTGAAGGGATTGAATAA